GCAGGTACGGCACGGCGGAACTCTTGAGCAGCACGACACGTTGCGGCGCGTCGTCGAAGGTCACCTGCGCGCCGCAGTTGGTCACGGTGAGCGGGTAGCCGGGCCCGGCGGCCGTGGTCGCTCCGCCACCGTCGGACCCGCACGCGGCGAGCAGCAGCACGCAGACGGACGCGGCAGCGGTGCCGGCGAGGCGGTACGTCGTCAAGTCTTCTCCTGGACTCGTCGGGGCGCTCAGGCGCCGGTGGCGTGTAGTCGACGGATCAGGACCACCAGGAAGGGGGCCCCGAGCAGGCTGGTGATGATGCCGATCGGGATCTCCTGCGGGGCCAGCAGGACCCGGGCCAGGACGTCGGCCCAGACCAGCAGGATGGCCCCGAGCAGGGCGGCCACCGGCACCACCCGGACGTGCGGTGCCCCGACGATGCGGCGGGCCAGGTGGGGCACGACGAGTCCGACGAAGCCGATGCTGCCGGCGGCGGAGACCAGCACCCCGACGCTGAGTGAGACCAGCACCAGCAGCCGCATCCGGAACCGGTCCGGTGACACGCCCAGGGTCTGGGCGGTCTCGTCGCCGATGGCCAGGACGTCGAGTCGGCGGCCCAGCACGGTGAGGTAGGCCATGGTGACGCCCACCACGATCGCGGCCACCAGCAGCAGCGCGTTCCACCGGGCCAGTCCGAGGGAGCCGAGCAGCCAGAACATCACCGACCGGGAGCCCTCGGCCGAGCCGGAGGCGAAGATCAGGAAGCTGGTGGTGGCGTACAGCGCGTAGCCGACGGCGACCCCGGCGAGCAGCAACCGGATCGAGGTCACCCGGCCGCCGCTGCGGGCGATCACAAAGACCAGCAGCGACGCGGCGAGCGCGCCGAGGAAGGCGCTGGTGGAGAGGGCGTACTGGCCGAAACCGGCGCCGGCGCCGAACAGGATCGCCGCCGCGGCACCGCTGGAGGCCCCGGAGTTGATGCCCAGCAGATAGGGGTCGGCCAGCACGTTGCGCACCATCGCCTGCAGGGCCACCCCGCACACCGCAAGCCCCGCGCCGACCAGCATCCCGAGCAGCACCCGGGGCAGCCGGACCTGCCAGACGATGGCCTGCTCCGGCAGGGTCCAGGTCACCTCGCCGGGCCAGCCGACGAGCTGGTGCCCGATGATGCGCGCCACGGTCAGCGGCGCGATCCCGATCGCCCCGGTGCCGACCGCGACCACCCCGGTCACGGTCAGGGCGGCGGTCAGCGCGAGCAGCCAGAGCGCGGTCCGGCGACGCTGCGCCGCGACGCCGAGCAGTTCCGTCCGGCCGCTCATCAGGGCGGTACCCACCACCGTTCCCCTTCTGCAGCGCCGATGCTTCTGCAAAAGTATGGCAACAAGCCGGTGGTGTGATCCGGCCGGGGTGGCTAGGCCGGGACCACCTGCGGATCGCCGGCGGCGTCGTGGGCCGCCATGGTCTCCTGCCGGTTGGCCTCCTCGCGCAGGATGGCGCTGTGCAGCCACGCCGGCGGGATGCCGAAGGCGTCCACCAGCGTGCCCATCTGCGGGCGCAGCTCCTTGAGCAGACCGTTGACCACCGCCGTGACGGCCTTGGACCGGGCCGGGGTGAGCCGCCCGTGCTCCAGGAACCACCCCTTGTGGGTCTCGATGACGCTGAGCGCGTAGAGGTCGCAGACCCGGGAGAGCAGGGCCCGCGCCGCCGGGTCCGTGGTGGCCTCGACGCCGGCGACGAACGCCTCCAGGGTGATCCGGTCGACGTGCGCGGCGGCCAGGGTCAGGACGTGGTCCTGGACGTCGTTGAAGATGTCGAAGGGGCGGTCCTTCTTTGTCGCCGCGCCGTTGCGCAGCCGCCGGATCGCGCCGTCGAGCAGGTGCTTCTCGCGGTCCTCGAAGACCTTGAGCTGCCAGCCCCGGTCGGTGACGGCGACCTCGTCGTCCTGGCCGGGCACGGCGCTGATCAGCCGCTGGATGAGTGACCGCGCGGCGGTCCGCTCGATCATCATCTCCCGGACCTGCTCGGCGACGAAGGAGGCCCTGCCCCAGCCGTCCAGCGAGCCGAAGGCGTCCCGGTAGCCGGTCAGCAGTCCCTTGGCCACCATCTGCAGCAGCACCGTGTTGTCGCCCTCGAACGTGGTGAAGACGTCGATGTCGGCCTTGAGCCCGGGTAGCCGGTTCTCGGCCAGGTAGCCCGCGCCGCCGCAGGCCTCCCGGCAGGTCTGGATGGTGCGGGTGGCGTGCCAGGTCTGGGCGGCCTTCAGCCCGGCGGCCCGGGACTCCAGCTCCCGCTGCCGGTGCTCGTCGAGCGGGCTGTCGTCGCGGTGCGCCTGGTCGAGGGCGGTGACCAGCTCGGTGTGCGCGAAGTGCAACGCGTACGTGGTGGCCAGCGCGGGCAGCAGCTTGCGCTGGTGGGCGAGGTAGTCGTTGAGCAGCACCTCCCGCTCGGCCCCGGGGGTACCGAACTGGCGGCGCAGGTCGCCGTAGCGCACCGCGATGGTCAGCGCCGACCTGGTGGCCGCCGACGCCGCACCGCCCACGCTGACCCGGCCCCGGACCAGGGTGCCGAGCATGGTGAAGAAGCGCCGGGAGTCGTTGTCGATCGGGCTGGTGTACGTGCCGTCCGCCGCGACCTGGCCGTAGCGGTCCAGCAGCATGTCCCGCGGCACGCTGACGTGGTCGAAGGAGATCCGGCCGTTGTCCACCCCGGCCAGGCCGGCCTTGGGCCCGGCGTCGCCGATGGTCACCCCGGGCATCGGGTTGCCCCGCTCGTCGCGGATCGGCACCAACCACGCGTGTACGCCGTGCCGCTG
Above is a window of Micromonospora yangpuensis DNA encoding:
- a CDS encoding FecCD family ABC transporter permease, which gives rise to MGTALMSGRTELLGVAAQRRRTALWLLALTAALTVTGVVAVGTGAIGIAPLTVARIIGHQLVGWPGEVTWTLPEQAIVWQVRLPRVLLGMLVGAGLAVCGVALQAMVRNVLADPYLLGINSGASSGAAAAILFGAGAGFGQYALSTSAFLGALAASLLVFVIARSGGRVTSIRLLLAGVAVGYALYATTSFLIFASGSAEGSRSVMFWLLGSLGLARWNALLLVAAIVVGVTMAYLTVLGRRLDVLAIGDETAQTLGVSPDRFRMRLLVLVSLSVGVLVSAAGSIGFVGLVVPHLARRIVGAPHVRVVPVAALLGAILLVWADVLARVLLAPQEIPIGIITSLLGAPFLVVLIRRLHATGA
- a CDS encoding acyl-CoA dehydrogenase, translating into MTDHAPGPVDPTVLRQVLDGPWAEVRDAHRAHLDERFLPVYGESGDQARERITRLLTELPTEVGIASAFPTGHGGRSDVGASIVASEMLAQVDLSLMVKAGVQWGLFGGAVVALGTRRHHEAYLRDIASAKLLGCFAMTETGHGSDVQQLRTTCTYDPQTQTFDLHTPHEAARKDYIGNAARDGRMAVVFAQLITGGQRHGVHAWLVPIRDERGNPMPGVTIGDAGPKAGLAGVDNGRISFDHVSVPRDMLLDRYGQVAADGTYTSPIDNDSRRFFTMLGTLVRGRVSVGGAASAATRSALTIAVRYGDLRRQFGTPGAEREVLLNDYLAHQRKLLPALATTYALHFAHTELVTALDQAHRDDSPLDEHRQRELESRAAGLKAAQTWHATRTIQTCREACGGAGYLAENRLPGLKADIDVFTTFEGDNTVLLQMVAKGLLTGYRDAFGSLDGWGRASFVAEQVREMMIERTAARSLIQRLISAVPGQDDEVAVTDRGWQLKVFEDREKHLLDGAIRRLRNGAATKKDRPFDIFNDVQDHVLTLAAAHVDRITLEAFVAGVEATTDPAARALLSRVCDLYALSVIETHKGWFLEHGRLTPARSKAVTAVVNGLLKELRPQMGTLVDAFGIPPAWLHSAILREEANRQETMAAHDAAGDPQVVPA